The Actinocatenispora sera genome has a window encoding:
- a CDS encoding LysR family transcriptional regulator: MPVTHARPTSLAPWVAFVEACRAGSLSAVAEALGYTQSAVSRQIATLERDLGARLLAREPRGVRPTPAGAAVLPHARALVAEADRAARAAAAPAPAPHVSVGAVQSAAMALVPGALRRVPDPPSWSMLTDSTDRLIDRVAGGELDLAVVTDAPPGLPTRRDVLLRHLFADPMSVVVPDDHRLARRRRVSIADLADEYWIEDNAGSEALLHQLAARYDLTLRVDRSVGALMIKVALVAAGHGVALVPRSVGPALRGDVRLLALRDAPRRGVYVATRPGRDDLSRLVTALRARH; the protein is encoded by the coding sequence ATGCCTGTCACGCATGCTCGGCCGACGTCGCTGGCGCCCTGGGTCGCGTTCGTCGAGGCGTGCCGGGCCGGCAGCCTGTCCGCGGTGGCCGAGGCGCTCGGCTACACCCAGTCGGCCGTCTCGCGGCAGATCGCCACGCTGGAGCGCGACCTCGGGGCCCGGCTGCTCGCGCGCGAGCCGCGCGGGGTGCGGCCCACCCCGGCCGGCGCCGCGGTACTGCCGCACGCCCGGGCGCTCGTCGCCGAGGCCGACCGGGCCGCGCGTGCGGCGGCGGCGCCCGCTCCAGCGCCGCACGTCAGCGTGGGCGCGGTCCAGTCGGCGGCGATGGCCCTGGTGCCGGGTGCGCTGCGGCGGGTGCCCGATCCACCGTCGTGGTCGATGCTGACGGACTCGACCGATCGGCTGATCGACCGCGTCGCTGGCGGCGAGCTCGACCTCGCCGTGGTCACCGACGCGCCACCCGGGCTGCCGACCCGCCGGGACGTGCTGCTGCGCCACCTGTTCGCCGATCCGATGAGCGTGGTGGTGCCCGACGACCACCGGCTGGCGCGGCGCCGGCGGGTGAGCATCGCCGACCTCGCCGACGAGTACTGGATCGAGGACAACGCGGGCTCCGAGGCGCTGCTGCACCAGCTCGCCGCCCGGTACGACCTGACCCTGCGCGTCGACCGCAGCGTCGGTGCCCTGATGATCAAGGTCGCGCTGGTGGCGGCCGGGCACGGGGTCGCGCTGGTACCGCGCAGCGTCGGACCGGCGCTGCGCGGCGACGTGCGGCTGCTCGCGTTGCGCGACGCGCCCCGCCGCGGCGTCTACGTGGCGACCCGCCCCGGCCGCGACGACCTGTCCCGCCTCGTCACCGCGCTGCGCGCGCGGCACTGA
- a CDS encoding MFS transporter — translation MDRRALVLVAVLLSTVTFPLTITGASVALPDIRTDLGAGLAGTQWVVNGYNATFAAFLVVTGSLADLLGRRRVYLAGLVLYVATGVASALSGNVVLLDAVRLLGGVGAAAAVTGGAALLSAAFPGPARARAFGLLGTMLGAGLAFGPSIGGLLVTHLGWRGVFAVPAGIASCALLLALAIPRPAERPTARRIDWAGGALFTGALLTVIAVLVESPEAGFGHPAVIAGWMLAAVLAAGFVAVERRADDPVVELRLLTNPRFASYATAAATLVVVLVPLLVYLPSYLISVTGVGAGTAGLWLLLLTGPTVLLPTVSGLVARWVPTVVIAVGAIVVCGVGALLVSRIGPHTGPAGLAAPLILVGAGTGLTQGLLDGRAIDTVRPEAAGAASGLFQTSRLASETIGIAVVGAILAALSGDRLAGAGYTRALHVVGVVLAGVCVAGAIGVLALSRRRVRIPSAATETSRC, via the coding sequence GTGGACCGACGTGCGCTGGTGTTGGTCGCCGTGCTGCTGTCCACGGTGACGTTTCCGCTGACCATCACCGGGGCGTCGGTGGCGCTGCCGGACATCCGTACCGACCTCGGCGCCGGGCTGGCGGGCACCCAGTGGGTGGTCAACGGGTACAACGCGACGTTCGCCGCGTTCCTGGTGGTGACCGGCTCGCTCGCCGACCTGCTCGGCCGCCGGCGGGTCTACCTGGCCGGTCTCGTGCTGTACGTGGCGACCGGGGTGGCGAGCGCACTGTCCGGCAACGTCGTGCTGCTCGACGCGGTCCGGCTGCTCGGCGGGGTCGGCGCGGCCGCGGCGGTCACCGGCGGCGCGGCACTGCTGTCGGCGGCGTTCCCCGGCCCGGCCCGGGCCCGCGCGTTCGGGCTGCTCGGCACGATGCTCGGCGCCGGGCTGGCGTTCGGCCCGTCGATCGGCGGGCTGCTCGTGACGCACCTGGGGTGGCGCGGTGTCTTCGCGGTACCGGCCGGGATCGCGAGCTGCGCGCTGCTGCTCGCGCTCGCGATCCCCCGGCCGGCCGAACGGCCGACGGCCCGCCGCATCGACTGGGCCGGCGGCGCGCTGTTCACCGGCGCGCTGCTGACCGTGATCGCGGTCCTGGTCGAGTCGCCGGAGGCCGGCTTCGGCCACCCGGCAGTGATCGCCGGCTGGATGCTCGCCGCGGTACTCGCGGCCGGTTTCGTCGCGGTGGAGCGCCGCGCCGACGATCCGGTCGTCGAGCTGCGGCTGCTCACCAACCCGCGCTTCGCCTCGTACGCGACGGCCGCCGCCACCCTGGTCGTCGTGCTGGTGCCGCTGCTGGTGTACCTGCCGTCCTACCTGATCTCGGTGACCGGTGTCGGCGCCGGTACCGCCGGGCTGTGGCTGCTGCTGCTCACCGGACCGACGGTACTGCTGCCGACGGTCAGCGGGCTGGTCGCGCGGTGGGTGCCCACGGTGGTGATCGCCGTCGGCGCGATCGTCGTCTGCGGGGTCGGTGCCCTGCTGGTGAGCCGGATCGGACCGCACACCGGGCCGGCCGGGCTCGCCGCGCCGCTGATCCTGGTCGGCGCCGGTACCGGGCTGACCCAGGGGTTGCTGGACGGCCGGGCGATCGACACCGTGCGGCCGGAGGCGGCCGGTGCCGCGTCCGGGCTGTTCCAGACCTCCCGGCTGGCGTCCGAGACGATCGGGATCGCGGTGGTCGGCGCGATCCTCGCCGCGCTGTCCGGCGACCGGCTGGCCGGCGCCGGCTACACCCGGGCGCTGCACGTGGTCGGCGTCGTGCTCGCCGGCGTGTGCGTGGCCGGCGCGATCGGCGTCCTCGCCCTGTCCCGCCGCCGGGTCCGGATCCCCAGTGCCGCAACCGAAACCTCACGCTGCTGA
- a CDS encoding MarR family winged helix-turn-helix transcriptional regulator, translated as MDNDPALLPERLRTMPSRLLAQAGGYAQRTSADALAAFGLRHHHYALLAALTEFGPASQSALSDRTGIYRSDLVGALNELAERGLVARSPDPDDRRRNVVNISTAGRQQLRRLDTALRRAQEQLLAPLSGPDRQRLLDLLGRVLAGRAH; from the coding sequence GTGGACAACGACCCGGCGCTGCTGCCCGAGCGGTTGCGCACCATGCCCAGCCGGCTGCTCGCCCAGGCGGGCGGGTACGCGCAGCGCACCTCGGCCGACGCGCTCGCCGCGTTCGGGTTGCGCCACCACCACTACGCGCTGCTCGCGGCGCTGACGGAGTTCGGTCCGGCGAGCCAGTCCGCCCTCAGCGACCGCACCGGCATCTACCGCAGCGACCTGGTCGGTGCGCTCAACGAGCTCGCCGAGCGCGGCCTCGTGGCCCGCTCCCCCGACCCGGACGACCGGCGCCGCAACGTGGTGAACATCAGCACCGCCGGCCGCCAGCAGCTGCGCCGGCTGGACACCGCGTTGCGGCGCGCGCAGGAGCAGCTGCTGGCCCCGCTGTCCGGGCCCGACCGGCAACGCCTGCTCGACCTGCTCGGCCGGGTACTCGCCGGCCGAGCACACTAG
- a CDS encoding DUF5709 domain-containing protein, with product MTQADDDPDARQSDEVSDDGVLDADETLLSDQPSGDPLDTGIEPPDHWSEVNRFGMTPAEERRGESLDQLLSEEEPDIQPDAVDDRWPDGPEPRAGRLRDNGEEMVGVDVGVDCGAASAEEAAVHWVDEDTDRAAVPDDADEYESLPDAVRNTDLDQQRDRDPDPDDPYRP from the coding sequence ATGACGCAGGCGGACGACGACCCGGATGCGCGGCAGAGCGACGAGGTCTCCGACGACGGCGTCCTGGACGCCGACGAGACGTTGCTGTCCGACCAGCCGTCCGGCGACCCGCTCGACACCGGCATCGAACCGCCCGACCACTGGTCCGAGGTCAACCGGTTCGGCATGACGCCGGCCGAGGAGCGTCGCGGCGAGTCGCTGGACCAGTTGCTGTCGGAGGAGGAGCCGGACATCCAGCCGGATGCGGTCGACGACCGCTGGCCGGACGGCCCCGAGCCCCGGGCCGGCCGGCTGCGTGACAACGGCGAGGAGATGGTCGGCGTCGACGTGGGCGTCGACTGCGGCGCCGCCAGCGCCGAGGAGGCGGCGGTGCACTGGGTCGACGAGGACACCGACCGGGCCGCGGTCCCCGACGACGCCGACGAGTACGAGTCGCTGCCCGACGCGGTCCGCAACACCGACCTGGACCAGCAGCGCGACCGCGACCCGGACCCGGACGACCCGTACCGGCCCTGA